The sequence CCGCGCGCCTGACCCTACGCCTGCGGCAGCAACGGCCAGGGCAGCCGCTGCCCTTTAACCAGGTGCGGCTCAAATTTGGCACCTGGCTGACTTTGGCCCTGGAGTTTCAGCTTGGGGCCGATATTTTATCGACCACCATAGCCCCCACTACCGAAGACCTGATTAGGCTGGCGCTGATTGCCTTTATTCGCACGTTCCTCAA is a genomic window of Nodosilinea sp. E11 containing:
- a CDS encoding DUF1622 domain-containing protein, which produces MAWLEPLETLLENVALGTMFCLEAVSVLCVVVGLLKTARLTLRLRQQRPGQPLPFNQVRLKFGTWLTLALEFQLGADILSTTIAPTTEDLIRLALIAFIRTFLNYFLDKEIEAEQRLGRDQHQYDPDNRR